In Chryseobacterium turcicum, a single window of DNA contains:
- a CDS encoding ABC1 kinase family protein — MFDKQQRKLKRSAKLISVLSKYGFKDMIARMGKKPEENFAQSDEVISKGTVYERIRLALEELGPTFVKLGQTFSNREDLLPPELIQELQKLQDRVEVVEMNVEEILENEFNIIPKEHFSEINSKPLATASIAQVYKATLISGEEVILKIKKPDVLSVIEDDLLLIKDLVKLISTYSEIGSKLNLKQAISTFEKSLLEEVSLVNERNNIQQFALNFKNNKETYVPKVYDEFSNNNVLCMEFIDGIKVTDKEELLRNNIDPVIVSEVGLRLFVSQILDYGFFHADPHAGNILVKRDGKVVFIDFGAVGKIQPNDKEVLESLIVAFVAKNSHKIVRHLKKMAVSYEIPDERRFENDVDEVLNFVHSTSLKDIDPHIIINKMKDVLKDNRLYMPDYFYLLFKGIGLIEGVGRTINPDLDIVKSLHPYTKKIFTKKISPKKLLKTGMEKVMTFTDNVDEIPKELRSVLQKLDDNSFTISSEIKNIDKTNQLIKSSIINLMLTMILGANIIATAIVFVSESGPRIGEMSLVAVLGFCFSILLVIILLLRILRK, encoded by the coding sequence ATGTTCGACAAACAGCAGCGAAAACTCAAGAGATCAGCAAAACTAATTTCCGTTTTAAGTAAATACGGATTCAAAGATATGATTGCCAGAATGGGCAAGAAACCGGAAGAAAATTTTGCTCAATCTGATGAAGTGATTTCAAAAGGTACGGTTTATGAAAGAATTCGTCTCGCTTTGGAAGAATTAGGGCCTACTTTTGTGAAACTCGGACAAACATTCAGTAATCGTGAAGATTTACTTCCACCGGAACTTATTCAGGAACTTCAAAAACTTCAGGATAGAGTAGAAGTCGTGGAAATGAATGTAGAAGAAATTTTGGAGAATGAGTTTAATATTATTCCAAAAGAACATTTTTCAGAAATCAATTCGAAACCTTTGGCAACGGCGTCGATTGCGCAGGTTTACAAAGCGACATTGATTAGCGGTGAAGAAGTGATTTTAAAAATCAAAAAACCAGATGTTTTATCGGTTATCGAAGATGATTTGTTGCTGATAAAAGACTTGGTGAAATTGATTTCCACATATTCCGAAATAGGCTCTAAACTCAATCTGAAACAGGCGATTTCTACTTTCGAAAAATCATTGCTGGAAGAAGTTTCTTTGGTGAATGAACGAAATAATATCCAACAATTTGCTTTAAATTTTAAAAATAATAAAGAAACTTACGTTCCGAAAGTCTATGATGAATTTTCCAACAACAATGTTTTGTGCATGGAGTTTATCGACGGAATTAAAGTTACCGATAAAGAAGAATTGTTGAGAAATAATATCGATCCGGTAATTGTTTCTGAAGTGGGTTTAAGGCTTTTTGTGTCTCAGATTTTAGATTACGGATTTTTTCATGCTGATCCTCACGCCGGAAATATTTTGGTGAAAAGAGATGGAAAAGTGGTTTTCATAGATTTCGGTGCGGTTGGAAAAATTCAACCCAATGATAAGGAGGTTTTGGAAAGTCTGATTGTGGCTTTTGTGGCTAAAAACTCCCATAAAATTGTTCGCCATCTGAAAAAAATGGCAGTCAGTTATGAAATTCCGGATGAAAGAAGATTTGAAAATGATGTTGATGAAGTGCTCAATTTTGTCCACAGTACGTCTTTAAAAGATATTGATCCTCATATTATCATCAACAAAATGAAAGATGTGTTGAAAGATAACAGGTTGTATATGCCCGATTATTTTTATCTTTTATTTAAAGGAATTGGCTTAATAGAAGGCGTTGGAAGAACCATCAACCCTGATTTGGATATTGTAAAAAGCCTGCATCCTTACACGAAAAAAATATTCACGAAGAAAATAAGCCCCAAGAAACTCCTGAAAACAGGAATGGAAAAGGTGATGACTTTTACCGATAATGTAGATGAAATTCCTAAAGAACTGCGATCTGTATTACAGAAATTAGATGATAACAGTTTTACGATTTCAAGTGAGATTAAAAATATTGACAAAACAAATCAATTAATAAAATCGAGTATCATCAATCTGATGCTAACGATGATTTTAGGGGCAAATATTATTGCAACCGCTATTGTTTTTGTTTCAGAATCAGGACCAAGAATTGGCGAGATGTCTTTGGTGGCCGTTTTAGGATTTTGTTTTTCTATTTTATTAGTTATTATTCTTTTGCTTAGAATTTTACGAAAATAA
- the pheA gene encoding prephenate dehydratase, which yields MKIAYLGPQASFTQLAASQIFPTEELVPQSSILDCFNAVKNNEVDKAVVPLENSIEGTVSMTLDYLYDFEVFIETELVMPIAHHLMIHPDNETFEKVISHPQALAQTFHFRYENFKDIPSQDYSSTAASAKLVSENSQEKWAAIANRYSAKLYGLKIIHENIQDFEQNHTKFIVISKTKTALDIPLSKISEKTSLIITLPEDHAGGLHQVLSVFAWRKMNLSKIESRTLKTGLGNYFFFINVASEWHNVLSQNAIDEIIALGSNVKFLGHYNEYVVEE from the coding sequence ATGAAAATAGCATACCTCGGTCCACAAGCCAGTTTCACGCAATTAGCAGCATCGCAGATTTTCCCGACTGAAGAATTAGTTCCTCAATCGAGTATTTTAGATTGCTTTAATGCCGTGAAAAATAATGAAGTAGATAAAGCCGTAGTTCCTCTGGAAAATTCTATCGAAGGAACCGTTTCGATGACCCTTGATTATCTTTATGATTTTGAAGTTTTTATTGAGACAGAATTGGTAATGCCCATTGCGCATCATCTGATGATTCATCCTGACAACGAAACCTTTGAGAAAGTTATTTCTCATCCTCAAGCTTTGGCGCAGACTTTTCATTTCAGATACGAAAATTTTAAAGATATTCCTTCGCAGGATTACAGCTCTACAGCGGCTTCGGCAAAACTAGTTTCTGAAAACTCTCAGGAAAAATGGGCAGCAATTGCCAACCGATATTCTGCAAAACTGTATGGTTTAAAGATTATTCATGAAAATATTCAGGATTTTGAGCAGAATCATACCAAGTTTATTGTTATTTCAAAAACAAAGACAGCTTTAGATATTCCTCTTTCAAAAATTTCGGAAAAAACGTCTTTAATCATTACTCTTCCTGAAGATCACGCAGGAGGTCTTCATCAGGTACTTTCTGTTTTTGCATGGCGAAAAATGAACCTCTCTAAAATCGAAAGCAGAACCTTAAAAACCGGTTTGGGAAATTATTTTTTCTTCATCAATGTAGCAAGCGAATGGCACAATGTACTTTCTCAAAATGCAATCGATGAGATTATTGCGCTAGGTTCTAATGTGAAATTTTTAGGACATTATAATGAATATGTTGTGGAGGAATAG
- the guaA gene encoding glutamine-hydrolyzing GMP synthase, producing MNNGIIILDFGSQYNQLIGRRIREMGVYSEILPFNTPLETILEKQPRGIILSGGPSSVNAENAHLVEKELYEQGIPVLGICYGMQLTAHLLGGKVHKGEKGEYGKAHLEIVKESSLLKGVTNNSIVWMSHFDEVGELPAGFELNAKSGVIASISNEEKKIYCVQFHPEVSHTEEGGKMLENFVFPICNAEKNWKLTNYIEKTVAEIKEKVGDQKVILGLSGGVDSSVAAVLIHKAIGDQLQCIFVDTGLLRKDEDVKVMENYGEHFHMNIKLVDAKERFLSKLAGVDDPEAKRKIIGNEFIHVFDEESHKIEGAKFLAQGTIYPDVIESQSVNGPSAVIKSHHNVGGLPEEMEFELLEPLRELFKDEVRKVGEELGIPHHLVHRHPFPGPGLGIRILGAVDEEKVKILQEADDIFIEELYKNDLYDKVSQAFVVLLPVKSVGVMGDERTYEYTAVVRSANTIDFMTATWSRLPYEFLDTVSSRIINEVRGINRVAYDISSKPPATIEWE from the coding sequence ATGAACAACGGTATTATCATATTAGATTTCGGTTCTCAGTACAACCAGCTTATCGGAAGAAGAATCCGTGAGATGGGTGTTTATTCTGAAATTTTACCTTTCAATACACCATTAGAAACAATTTTAGAAAAGCAACCGAGAGGAATTATCCTTTCAGGTGGGCCAAGCTCTGTAAATGCAGAAAACGCTCATTTGGTTGAAAAAGAATTGTACGAGCAAGGAATTCCTGTTTTAGGAATTTGCTACGGAATGCAGCTTACAGCACATCTCTTAGGTGGAAAAGTACACAAAGGAGAAAAAGGAGAATACGGAAAAGCACATTTAGAAATCGTAAAAGAGTCTTCTTTATTAAAAGGAGTAACCAACAATTCTATTGTCTGGATGAGCCACTTTGACGAGGTTGGAGAATTGCCGGCAGGTTTTGAATTAAACGCAAAATCAGGAGTAATCGCTTCAATTTCTAATGAAGAGAAGAAAATCTATTGCGTACAGTTCCACCCGGAAGTTTCTCACACAGAAGAAGGAGGTAAAATGTTAGAAAATTTCGTGTTTCCAATCTGTAATGCAGAGAAAAACTGGAAATTGACCAACTATATCGAAAAAACAGTTGCCGAAATCAAAGAAAAAGTAGGTGATCAAAAAGTGATTCTTGGTCTTTCAGGAGGAGTAGATTCTTCTGTTGCAGCAGTTTTAATTCACAAAGCGATTGGTGATCAATTACAATGTATCTTTGTAGATACAGGATTGTTGAGAAAAGACGAAGACGTAAAAGTAATGGAAAACTATGGAGAACATTTCCATATGAACATTAAATTGGTTGATGCAAAAGAAAGATTCCTTTCAAAATTAGCAGGAGTTGATGATCCTGAAGCTAAAAGAAAAATCATTGGAAACGAATTTATTCATGTTTTCGACGAAGAATCTCACAAAATTGAAGGAGCAAAATTCTTAGCACAAGGAACGATTTACCCAGACGTTATCGAAAGTCAGTCTGTAAACGGACCTTCTGCAGTAATCAAATCTCACCACAACGTAGGCGGACTTCCTGAAGAAATGGAGTTTGAATTGTTGGAGCCTTTGAGAGAATTATTCAAAGACGAAGTAAGAAAAGTGGGTGAAGAATTAGGTATTCCTCATCACTTGGTACACAGACACCCTTTCCCTGGTCCAGGTTTAGGAATCAGAATTTTGGGCGCTGTAGATGAAGAAAAAGTAAAAATTCTTCAGGAAGCTGACGATATTTTTATCGAAGAATTGTATAAAAATGACTTGTACGATAAAGTTTCTCAGGCGTTTGTCGTTTTACTTCCTGTAAAATCTGTAGGAGTAATGGGTGACGAAAGAACGTACGAATACACAGCAGTAGTTCGTTCAGCAAACACCATCGACTTTATGACGGCAACTTGGAGCAGACTTCCTTACGAGTTTTTAGATACAGTTTCAAGCAGAATCATTAACGAAGTAAGAGGTATCAACAGAGTAGCATACGACATTTCAAGCAAACCACCTGCAACAATAGAGTGGGAGTAA
- the purD gene encoding phosphoribosylamine--glycine ligase, translating into MRILIIGEGGRESALAAKLQKDSRVSQMFFANGNATTDKIGKNVHLSEIKELRDFAIKEQVDLTIVGPEAPLVAGLKDEFKKHNLKVFGPNQKVASLEGSKAFSKKFMQTYDIKTAKAVVFDSYPEAKEYVQKQEYPLVIKASGLAGGKGVVICETLEEAEATIHDFMIRRIYGDAGIRLVIEEHLVGFEASIIAFSNGEKIYPCIAAKDYKKVGNGDTGPNTGGMGSVAPSPEFTEVHYVDFENNILNPTVKGLKAEGFTFKGMIFFGLMITKNGTYLLEYNMRFGDPETQVLMALMENNLLDVINDCMDGKEIKLKFKDEKAVCLVMCSGGYPRNMEVGFEITGEEKVRHSQLLYAGAIKKGDKVVSNGGRVLNIVATGATYDDARKKVYEDASHVHFDYGFYREDIGKF; encoded by the coding sequence ATGAGAATATTAATCATAGGTGAAGGTGGAAGAGAATCTGCTTTGGCAGCAAAACTTCAGAAAGATTCTAGAGTGAGTCAAATGTTTTTTGCCAACGGAAACGCAACGACCGACAAAATAGGAAAAAATGTTCATTTATCAGAGATTAAAGAACTTAGAGATTTTGCAATTAAAGAGCAGGTAGACCTTACGATTGTAGGCCCAGAAGCTCCTCTTGTAGCTGGTTTGAAGGACGAGTTTAAGAAACATAATCTTAAAGTTTTTGGTCCTAATCAAAAAGTGGCAAGCTTAGAAGGTAGTAAAGCTTTTTCTAAGAAATTTATGCAGACCTATGATATCAAAACGGCAAAAGCAGTCGTGTTTGATTCTTATCCTGAAGCTAAAGAATATGTTCAAAAACAAGAATATCCTTTAGTAATCAAAGCGAGTGGTCTTGCTGGTGGAAAAGGAGTTGTTATCTGCGAAACTTTGGAGGAAGCAGAAGCTACGATTCACGATTTTATGATCAGAAGAATCTATGGTGATGCAGGAATCCGTTTGGTTATTGAAGAACATTTAGTAGGTTTTGAAGCTTCAATTATTGCATTCTCAAATGGCGAAAAAATATACCCATGTATTGCAGCTAAAGATTACAAAAAAGTAGGAAACGGCGATACAGGTCCTAATACAGGCGGAATGGGTTCAGTAGCTCCAAGCCCTGAATTCACCGAAGTACATTACGTAGATTTCGAAAATAATATTTTGAATCCTACCGTAAAAGGTCTTAAAGCTGAAGGTTTCACGTTCAAAGGAATGATTTTCTTCGGATTGATGATTACCAAAAACGGAACTTACTTATTAGAATACAACATGAGATTCGGAGATCCTGAAACTCAGGTTTTGATGGCGTTAATGGAGAATAATCTTCTTGATGTAATCAACGACTGTATGGACGGTAAAGAAATCAAACTTAAATTTAAAGACGAAAAAGCAGTTTGTCTTGTAATGTGTTCTGGAGGTTACCCTAGAAATATGGAAGTAGGTTTTGAAATCACTGGTGAAGAAAAAGTGAGACACAGTCAGCTTTTATACGCAGGTGCCATCAAAAAAGGAGATAAAGTAGTTTCAAACGGCGGTAGAGTTTTAAATATCGTTGCAACAGGAGCAACTTACGACGATGCTCGTAAAAAAGTGTACGAAGATGCAAGTCACGTACATTTCGATTACGGCTTCTACAGAGAAGACATCGGAAAGTTTTAA
- the purH gene encoding bifunctional phosphoribosylaminoimidazolecarboxamide formyltransferase/IMP cyclohydrolase: MSKRVLISVSDKSGLTEFAQFLESQNYELISTGGTFKHLKEAGLNPIQIDEVTDFPEMLDGRVKTLHPKVHGGLLAVRANEEHMKTVQEHGIGLIDMVIVNLYPFFENVNKDIPLHEKVEFIDIGGPSMLRSAAKNFDSVTVLTDVEDYAKVKIEMEENGDTLIETRKRLAGKVFNLTSAYDAAISRMLLDEEYPTYLSVSYKKVADLRYGENPHQTAAYYASTFENGAMKDFEQLGGKELSFNNLRDMDLCWKVVTEFKEEMACCAVKHSTPCGVAIGTSALETYAKTFECDPVSIFGGIVAMNYKIDAATAEELNKTFLEIVMAPDFDEDALEILRKKKNLRIIKIVNPVSDKQTWVKVDGGILVQDNDSIFSDDIKVVTETQPTEEQKKALLFSQRVVKYVKSNAIVVSNGIQAFGIGGGQVNRIWATQQAIERAKEKFTGDLVLASDAFFPFRDVVDFCAQEGITAIIQPGGSVKDQDSIEAANEHKIPMMFTGIRHFFH, from the coding sequence ATGAGCAAGAGAGTTTTGATCAGTGTTTCTGACAAAAGCGGATTAACAGAATTCGCACAGTTTTTGGAATCCCAAAATTATGAATTGATTTCTACTGGTGGGACTTTCAAACATTTGAAAGAGGCTGGTTTAAATCCAATTCAGATTGATGAAGTAACCGATTTTCCTGAGATGTTGGATGGAAGAGTGAAAACTTTACACCCAAAAGTTCACGGTGGTTTATTGGCAGTTCGTGCGAATGAAGAGCACATGAAAACCGTTCAGGAACACGGAATTGGTTTAATCGACATGGTTATCGTAAATCTTTACCCTTTCTTTGAAAATGTAAATAAAGATATTCCTCTTCACGAAAAGGTAGAATTTATCGATATCGGAGGTCCTTCAATGCTTCGTTCTGCTGCTAAAAACTTCGACTCTGTAACCGTGCTTACTGACGTTGAAGATTATGCGAAAGTGAAAATCGAAATGGAGGAGAATGGCGATACGCTTATCGAAACTCGTAAAAGATTGGCAGGAAAAGTATTCAATTTGACTTCTGCTTATGATGCAGCAATTTCAAGAATGCTTTTAGACGAAGAATATCCAACGTATTTAAGCGTTTCTTACAAAAAAGTTGCAGACCTTAGATACGGTGAAAACCCTCATCAGACTGCAGCTTATTATGCTTCTACTTTCGAAAATGGAGCGATGAAAGATTTCGAACAATTGGGAGGTAAGGAATTGTCTTTCAATAATCTTCGTGATATGGATCTTTGCTGGAAAGTTGTGACAGAATTTAAAGAAGAAATGGCTTGTTGTGCGGTAAAGCATTCTACACCTTGTGGAGTTGCTATCGGAACTTCAGCGTTGGAAACATATGCAAAAACTTTCGAATGTGATCCTGTTTCTATCTTTGGCGGAATTGTTGCAATGAACTACAAAATCGACGCAGCAACAGCGGAAGAATTAAACAAAACTTTCCTTGAGATTGTAATGGCTCCAGATTTTGATGAAGATGCTTTGGAAATTCTAAGAAAAAAGAAAAATTTAAGAATTATAAAAATCGTTAACCCAGTTTCAGACAAACAGACTTGGGTAAAGGTTGACGGTGGAATTTTAGTTCAGGATAACGACAGTATTTTCTCAGATGATATTAAAGTAGTTACAGAAACTCAACCAACAGAAGAGCAGAAAAAAGCATTATTATTCTCTCAGAGAGTCGTAAAATATGTAAAATCTAACGCAATCGTTGTATCAAACGGAATCCAGGCTTTCGGTATCGGAGGTGGACAGGTAAACAGAATCTGGGCAACGCAGCAAGCTATTGAAAGAGCAAAAGAAAAATTCACAGGAGACTTAGTTTTAGCTTCTGATGCGTTTTTCCCTTTCCGTGATGTAGTAGATTTCTGCGCTCAGGAAGGTATTACGGCAATTATTCAGCCGGGTGGAAGTGTAAAAGACCAAGACAGCATCGAAGCAGCCAATGAGCACAAAATTCCGATGATGTTTACTGGGATTAGACATTTTTTCCATTAA
- the purN gene encoding phosphoribosylglycinamide formyltransferase gives MKNLVILVSGSGSNLQRIIDTIDSGEIQNAKVSLVVADRECFGLERAKNHNIENVLIPRGKNFSSELSKIIPENTDLIVLAGFLSILKPEFCENWVGKIINIHPALLPKFGGKGMWGHHVHNAVIEAKEKESGATVHFVTPGIDEGEAILQKSFEVTEKDTPETVAEKVHKIEYEIFPIAINKVLNNVPI, from the coding sequence ATGAAAAACTTAGTAATACTCGTTTCAGGTTCAGGAAGTAATCTTCAGCGAATTATCGATACCATTGATAGCGGAGAAATCCAAAATGCAAAAGTATCTTTAGTAGTTGCCGACAGAGAATGTTTCGGATTAGAAAGAGCGAAAAATCACAACATAGAAAATGTTTTGATTCCGAGAGGAAAAAACTTCAGCAGCGAATTGAGTAAAATCATTCCGGAAAATACAGATTTAATTGTACTGGCAGGATTTTTATCTATTCTAAAACCTGAGTTTTGTGAAAACTGGGTTGGGAAAATAATTAATATTCATCCAGCTTTGCTTCCAAAATTTGGAGGAAAAGGAATGTGGGGACATCATGTGCATAATGCGGTGATTGAAGCTAAAGAAAAAGAAAGCGGAGCAACTGTACATTTTGTAACTCCCGGGATTGACGAAGGAGAAGCGATTCTTCAAAAATCATTCGAAGTTACAGAAAAGGATACTCCCGAAACCGTTGCTGAAAAAGTTCACAAAATTGAATATGAAATTTTTCCAATAGCAATTAATAAAGTACTAAATAATGTACCAATCTAG
- the purM gene encoding phosphoribosylformylglycinamidine cyclo-ligase, with translation MSNTYKSAGVDKEEGYKTVDKIKKAVGETHNSNVLNHLGSFGAFYEIGGYKNPVLVSGTDGVGTKLKVALDSKKYDSIGVDCFAMCANDILCHGAKPLFFLDYLACGKLDSEIAAEIVLGMVEACKDNNCALIGGETAEMPGMYKPGDYDVAGFCVGIVEKDQIIDGSKIKPGDKIIALPSSGFHSNGFSLVRKVFPDFNEEFEGKPLYETLLVPTRLYYKDIHKVIEEVKVAGIAHITGGGLYENIPRIIGDGLCASIDASKIQIPSIMVELEKRGGVAHEEMFGTFNMGVGMIVVVDAEHAEKVLHLLDDAYEIGEITEGSEKIDLKF, from the coding sequence ATGAGCAACACGTACAAATCTGCAGGAGTAGACAAAGAAGAAGGTTACAAAACCGTTGACAAAATCAAAAAAGCGGTGGGCGAAACTCACAATTCTAATGTTTTGAATCATTTAGGAAGCTTTGGAGCTTTCTATGAGATTGGAGGTTATAAAAATCCAGTGTTAGTTTCAGGAACTGATGGCGTTGGGACTAAACTAAAAGTAGCTTTAGACTCAAAGAAATACGACTCTATCGGGGTTGACTGTTTCGCAATGTGTGCCAATGATATTCTTTGTCATGGTGCAAAACCATTGTTTTTCTTAGATTACTTGGCTTGCGGAAAATTAGATTCTGAAATTGCTGCAGAAATCGTTTTAGGAATGGTAGAAGCTTGTAAAGACAATAACTGTGCGCTTATCGGTGGTGAAACTGCTGAAATGCCGGGAATGTACAAGCCGGGAGACTATGATGTTGCCGGATTCTGCGTAGGAATTGTTGAGAAAGACCAGATTATTGATGGTTCAAAAATTAAACCAGGAGATAAAATTATTGCTTTACCAAGTTCAGGTTTCCACTCAAACGGATTTTCTTTAGTAAGAAAAGTATTCCCAGATTTCAACGAAGAATTTGAAGGAAAGCCTTTGTACGAAACACTTTTAGTTCCTACAAGATTGTATTATAAAGATATTCACAAGGTAATCGAAGAAGTAAAAGTTGCAGGTATCGCTCACATTACGGGAGGTGGTTTGTACGAAAATATTCCAAGAATTATCGGTGACGGATTATGTGCTTCAATTGATGCTTCAAAAATCCAGATTCCAAGTATCATGGTGGAATTAGAAAAAAGAGGTGGAGTAGCTCATGAAGAGATGTTCGGAACTTTCAACATGGGAGTAGGAATGATTGTAGTGGTAGATGCAGAACATGCTGAGAAAGTGTTGCACCTTCTTGATGATGCTTACGAAATCGGAGAAATCACAGAAGGAAGCGAGAAAATAGATTTGAAATTTTAG
- a CDS encoding NADPH-dependent FMN reductase, with protein MKILAIAGSNSDTSINKLLVSYAASLIENTEVEIVDMNDFEMPIYKHQREVESGVPQEAKNFAEKIDAADILLVSLSEHNGTYSTAFKNVFDWTSRIKDRAVWNKKPMLLMATAPGGRGGLGVLEAAEKRFPLHGGNIIDTFTLPFFNDNFDRENNKISNIEKDSELQEKLNKISAVEIILENSI; from the coding sequence ATGAAAATTTTAGCAATTGCAGGAAGTAATTCCGACACATCAATCAATAAATTATTAGTTTCTTACGCAGCTTCATTAATCGAAAATACAGAAGTAGAAATCGTAGATATGAACGATTTTGAAATGCCAATCTACAAACACCAGCGTGAAGTAGAAAGTGGAGTTCCTCAGGAAGCTAAAAACTTTGCTGAAAAAATTGATGCGGCAGATATTCTTTTGGTTTCTTTATCAGAGCACAACGGAACGTATTCTACAGCATTCAAAAATGTTTTCGACTGGACTTCAAGAATTAAAGACAGAGCAGTTTGGAACAAAAAACCAATGCTACTAATGGCTACAGCTCCTGGTGGAAGAGGTGGTTTGGGAGTTTTGGAAGCTGCAGAAAAACGTTTTCCTTTACACGGAGGGAATATTATCGATACTTTCACGCTTCCCTTCTTTAATGATAACTTCGATAGAGAAAATAATAAAATCTCTAACATCGAAAAAGACAGTGAGTTACAAGAAAAATTAAATAAGATTTCGGCTGTTGAAATAATCTTAGAAAATAGCATTTGA
- a CDS encoding pirin family protein — MKTVYHKADTRGHANHGWLNSYHTFSFAGYQNPERMSFGALRVLNDDTVSQGMGFGTHPHRDMEIISIPLEGDLEHKDSMGTTAVIRKGEIQVMSAGTGVQHSEYNKNKDEEVKFLQIWVFPREVGVEPRYDQISITDGAKENGFQQILSPNKNDAGVWIHQDAWFNLAKFTKGNGKNYMLNKKGNGVYAFVLKGSAKIGDRVLGERDGLGIWDTQSFNIEATEDIEILLMEVPMELPAYLK, encoded by the coding sequence ATGAAAACAGTTTATCACAAAGCAGATACAAGAGGTCACGCCAATCACGGTTGGTTAAATTCTTACCATACATTCAGTTTTGCAGGCTATCAAAACCCTGAAAGAATGAGTTTTGGAGCTTTAAGAGTTTTAAATGATGATACGGTTTCTCAAGGAATGGGTTTCGGAACACATCCACACAGAGATATGGAAATTATTTCAATTCCATTAGAAGGAGATTTAGAGCATAAAGATTCTATGGGAACCACTGCAGTAATCAGAAAAGGAGAAATTCAGGTAATGAGCGCCGGAACAGGAGTTCAGCACAGTGAATACAATAAAAATAAAGACGAAGAAGTAAAGTTTTTACAAATCTGGGTTTTCCCAAGAGAAGTTGGTGTTGAGCCAAGATACGACCAAATAAGCATTACAGACGGAGCAAAAGAAAATGGCTTTCAACAGATTCTATCCCCTAATAAAAACGATGCCGGAGTTTGGATTCATCAGGATGCATGGTTTAATTTAGCTAAATTCACCAAAGGAAACGGTAAAAACTACATGCTTAACAAAAAAGGAAATGGCGTTTATGCATTTGTTTTAAAAGGAAGTGCAAAAATTGGTGACAGAGTTTTAGGAGAAAGAGACGGTTTAGGAATTTGGGATACTCAAAGTTTCAACATCGAAGCAACAGAAGATATCGAAATCCTTTTAATGGAAGTTCCTATGGAATTACCAGCTTATCTGAAATAA
- a CDS encoding nuclear transport factor 2 family protein, with protein sequence MKKTKLLFVLVILLFTFSSFSAQSKDSKFENEKTAISKMLDDFNVAAANSEFEKYFNYFADESTFIGTDATEIWNKQEFKTWAKPYFDKKKTWNFTSVKRNIYFSKDGKLAWFDELLDTQMKICRGSGVVEKINGQWKVKQYVLSMTVPNDVVDKVVAEKAAMEDDILTELKNNKK encoded by the coding sequence ATGAAAAAAACAAAACTTCTTTTTGTCTTAGTAATTTTACTCTTTACTTTTTCAAGCTTTTCAGCACAATCTAAAGATTCAAAATTTGAAAACGAAAAAACAGCAATTTCAAAAATGCTCGATGACTTTAATGTTGCTGCTGCGAATTCAGAATTTGAAAAATACTTCAATTATTTTGCAGATGAATCTACGTTTATAGGAACCGATGCTACTGAAATCTGGAATAAGCAAGAATTTAAAACCTGGGCAAAGCCTTATTTTGATAAAAAGAAAACCTGGAATTTTACTTCTGTGAAAAGAAATATTTATTTCAGCAAAGACGGAAAGCTGGCTTGGTTTGATGAGTTGCTCGACACACAAATGAAAATCTGCCGTGGTTCTGGAGTTGTAGAAAAAATCAACGGGCAATGGAAGGTAAAACAATATGTGCTTTCGATGACGGTTCCAAATGATGTGGTTGATAAAGTAGTTGCTGAAAAAGCAGCAATGGAAGATGATATTTTAACGGAATTAAAAAATAACAAAAAATAA